ACAGCACGCACCATTCCAGCCTAGCTGTGATTGCGGTGTTTAAGGCGGTGAAAGGTTTATTGAAGCCACCAACGTCTTCAATGGGCTAATTCCGGCAATCGTAATAGCTGGATTTCCAACCCGGGTAATCGCCCGAATACGAATTTGGGCAGGCTTGAATGGCTGGCAACGACTCTGCATACCGTTTAGTTCGGCTTTCAATACAAGTTCTGATAACCTATTCCGGTGTAGCCGTGCCATATGTAAGGCTACGTCATATCCAGACAATCTACGGGTTACCGACTGACGCCGCAGGCATCCGCTCAGAAAGTAAACTATACAGCATGGCACCAGCTTGGGAAAAAAGACCTGGAATAACAATATCGGCCATATTTGCGCTTGCCGTGGTGCTGGGTGCCATGTTTGCCGCATGCACAAACGGGAGCGGGCAGGATGACATTCTGGAAATTAAGTTCTGGGCTATGGGTCGTGAAGGGGAAATTGTTCCGGAGGTTCTCAAAGAGTTTGAACGCGAGAATCCTGGGGTTCGCGTCATTGTCCAGCAGATTCCCTGGACCTCGGCTCATGAAAAACTGTTGACGGCTTTTGCCGGAGACGCCCTGCCTGATGTCGCCCAGATGGGCAATACCTGGATAGCGGAATTTGCTGCGCTTGATGCCGTTGCCGGGCTGGACGAGAGGGCAGGTGCTTCTTCCGTGATTAAGGAAGAGGATTATTTCCCGGGGATTTGGGCGACGAACGTCGTTGGCGATACCTTGTACGGGGTGCCCTGGTATGTGGATACGCGGCTCCTCTTTTACCGGCAGGATATTCTTAAGGCTTCTGGAATTGTTCGCCCCCCACGTGACTGGGCTGAATGGATGCAGGCCGCAACGGCCGTGAAGCAACATGTTGGGAAAGACAACTTTGCCTTTTACGTGCCACTGAATGAGTATGAGATGCAGGTGTCTCTTGCTCTTCAACAAAGGGTGCCGTTGCTGCGGGACGGAAATCGGTATGGCAATTTTTCCAGTCCTGAGCTGGTGTCCGCTCTTGATTTTTATCTCGACTTTTTTCGAAAGGGGCTGGCACCACCTTCCAGTGAAACCGACATTGCCAATGTATGGGATGAGTTTGCACGCGGCCACTTTACCTTCTATCTGACCGGGCCGTGGAATATTGGCGAATTCCGTCGCCGGTTGCCTGCCGATCTGCAGGATGATTGGATGACGGCCATCCTGCCTGGGCCTTCGGGTCCGGGTGCCTCTACAGCGGGCGGTTCCAGCCTGGTGGTGTTTAAACATTCAGAGCATCAAGATGCAGCATTCCGGCTGATGGAATTTCTGTCCCGTCCCGAAATCCAGCAACAGTTTTATGAGATCAGCGGGAATCTGCCGCCGCGTCGGTCAAGCTGGCGCGGAGACCGGCTTGAATCAGATCCGTACCTCGTGGCCTTCAGGGAACAGCTTGAGCGTGCGCTACCGGCACCGAAAATCCCGGAGTGGGAACGCATCGTGCAGGAATTGCGCATGGTGACGGAGCGTGCAGTCCATGAGCAATGGACGGCTGAAGAAGTGGCGCGTGAACTGGATAGCCGGATCGATCGCATTTTGGAGAAACGTCGCTGGATGCTGGCGCGGGATGGGGGAGACGGGTCGTGAAATCGTCTGTGAGAAATCCCACTTGTTTTTTTTTATCGAAAAAGCGCTGGCTGGTGATCGCATCGTAATGATTTCCCTGCTCTCGTATTCACATGTTTTTCTGTGTTGCCGGGTTTCGCCCCTGTTAGGCGAGCCACTTTTGTTTCGGCAAAAGTAGCCAAAACCATGGACGCCCCGTCTGGCCTCATAAGAGGGGATGGACGCAATTCGGAGGGCGGCCCAACTCGCCTGGCTCAAACAAGGTCCGCCATGAGAGCGTCCCTCCCTTGGGCCAGCCGGCAGGCGTCAGGAAGCGGCGAGGGGGCAGGCGGATAAAGAGGCCTTTGGGAATTCATTGGAATCACAATTGGAAAAATGCGTTGTGATGAGACCGCATTGCACTGGTGGCTGGAAATTTCGTTGCCACCTGGTTTTCTATGTTGCCGGGTTTCGCCCCGGGTGGCGAGGTCCTTTTGTTTCGGCAAAAGGACCCAAAACCAGGTTGGCCGTGGTGTGGCCCTTCGGGTTCCCTGCGCGGTTCGCCGACTCCGGCGTCGCGCAAACTCGCTACGCTCAAACAATGCGCGACTTTTCTCCGGTGTCGGCTGCACTGCTCGGCCACACCACAAGGCCAGGAGCGACTGCCTAAACTATGTACCCCTTAATTAAAGTGTCCCAGCTCGCGGAACCTGCCCTGAGTTTTCGAAGGGCTCAAACAAAGTCCGCCCATTCATAAGAGCGTCCGACCCAAGGACCGGACGGCAGGCGTCACGAGTAAAAACCATCAGTCATTCTTTCGCGTCAACTTGGTTATTCTGGATTCTACCGTGTTGTTCATCTGGCCAATCGGTTTTTCGTGTGATATGGTTTTAACCGGCCAATTTGAGATTTGAGTGGAACACCTCTAAAGAATTTTATGAGCACGGAATCTGAAAATGATAAGATGAGAAAGGAATATGATTTTTCACTGGGTGTGAGGGGGAAATATGCAAAAGCCTACCATCAAGGATCGAACGTGGTTGTTTTAGCCCCTGATGTAGCCGAACGATTTCCCAATTCCGAATCGGTGAACCAGGCGCTTCGTAGCCTTGCAAATCTCATGGACGGCAAACATCAGCCTCAGTAAATCAACGGTCCGTACGTGCGACCCCCCATAGGGTCAACCATATTGATCAGAAACCTACGTCGTCCCTGTCCGGCCCCCCCCGCCTGGACTTTTGCCCATACCCAGCTCACGACGCTATAGCTCTCCACTCCAAAGTGCATCGCTGTTTCCTGAAACCTTAAATCATACAGTCACTTGATCAGATACATCACCACCTTGCGGACATTGTGATACGTGATGAAGGTTTGCGTGATTCCCAAGACCCGACATGATTTTAGAAAGGGGGAACATCCCGTGCAAGAATTGCGCGTTGTGACCGAGCGGTCAGTCCATGAGCAATGGACGGCTGCCGAAGCGGCGCGTGAACTGGATAGCCGGATTGGTCGCATTCTGGAGAAACGTCGCTGGATGCTGGCGCGTGAAGAGGGAGCCCCGTCGTGAAATCGTCCGTGGCAGGCTGGCTGTTTGCCGGGCCGGCGCTGGCGATCATTGCCGTCTTTTTCTTTCTGCCGGTGCTGGCGGCCTTGGCTCTCAGTCTGACGGATTTTGATATTTATGCCCTGGCCGACCTTTCCAACCTGCGATTCGTGGGATTCCAAAACTATATTGAGCTGTTGCAACGACCGTTGTTCTGGCAGGCACTGGGTAATACGCTGTATTTTGTGCTGGTCGGTGCCCCCCTCTCGGTGTTCGTGTCACTGGCGGGAGCACTGCTGCTGAACGGGCAGATGGTGCGGTTTAAGGGATTTTTCAGGACGGCACTATTTGCGCCGGTGGTGACGACGATTGTGGCCGTGGCGGTGATTTGGCGTTATCTTCTGCATACCCGTTATGGCTTGATTAATTATTCCCTCGATTGGTTGGGCCTTCCTGTTGTGGACTGGCTGGGTGATCCGCATTTTTCCATGCCGTCCATCATTCTTTTCGCGGTCTGGAAAAACTTTGGTTACAATATGATTATTCTCCTGGCGGGTCTCCAGGCGATACCCGGCGATTTGTATGAGGCTGCACGGATTGACGGGGCCAATGCCCTTCAGCGTTTTTTCCATGTCACATTGCCTTCCCTTATTCCCTCACTGTTTCTCGTCGGGGTGCTGACCATGGCCGGATACTTCCAATTGTTTGCCGAACCCTATGTGATGACACAGGGCGGACCCGTCCAGAGTACGCTCAGCATTATTTATCTGATGTATGAAGAAGGTTTTAAATGGTGGAGCCTGGGGTCGGCATCTGCCGTGGCGTTTATTCTCTTTGTTTTTATGATTGTGGCGGCAATCGGCCAGCTTATGGTGATGCGTCGGTATGGGAGTGGAGTGTAGGTTTGTTGCCGGGTTTCGCCCGGCAGCCGAGCCACTTTTGTTTCGGCAAAAGTAGCCAAAACCATGGACGCCCCGTCTGGCTTCAAAAGAGGGGCGGGACGCAAATTTCTGGATGGCGGCCCAACTCGCCTGGCTCAAACAAGGTCCGCCATTAGAGCGTCCCTCCCTTGGGCCAGCCGGAAGGCGTCATTGCAGGGGCGAGGAGGGCATACGGATAAAGATGGCTTTGAAAATTCATTGGAATCACTATAGGAAAATCCTGTTGGGATGAGAGCGCATCGCACTGGTGGCTGCTACTCTCGTGTCAACGTGATGTTCTGTGTTGCCGGGTTTCGCCCCGGCGGTCGAGCCACTTTTGTTTCGGCAAAAGTGGCCAAAACCATTGACGCCCCGTCCGGGAACATTAAGATGGGTCGGGCGCAAGATTGAGGAGGGCGGCCTAACTCGCTACGCTCAAACAAAGTCCGCCAGGTGATAAGAGCGTCCGACCCAAGGACCGGACGGCAGGCGTCACGCAGCGCCGCGAGGAATCCAGATAGGGATGACTTTGGAAATTCATTGGAATCACTATCGTAAGATCTTGTTGTGAGGAGAACGTGCTCCTTGGTCCGGACGGCAGGCGTCGGAGCAAGCGAGTCAAGACTTTCAGGGATGCACATGAAGTGCGGGGAGCTATAAATTCGGTATGATTGGTAAGCCTATGAGACAACTATGGAGAGGATCCGGCGTGAATATCGGCCTGTCGTTTCTTTCCATGTTTGCCCTGTTCCCGTTGCTGTGGATGCTGAGTGTGTCCTTTATGGCTCCGGGAGAAGCCAGCAATTTCCCGCCGCCGCTGTTGCCGGAGCATCCGACGGTCGCCAATTATATTAAGCTTTTTGAATATTCCAGCATGGGAAGAAACTTCTTGAATTCCCTGTTTGTCGCGACGGCGGCTACCCTGTTGTCACTCACGTTTAATGTGGCTGCCGGATATGCGTTTGCCAAACTGGAGTTCAAAGGTCGGCACCTGTTGTTCCGCGGACTGTTGAGTGCCCTGGTTATTCCGGCCCAGGTGTCCATGATTCCGCTTTTTTTGATGTTGAAAGGGATGGGGTTGGTGAATAGCTGGATCGGTGTGCTGATCCCCTTTGTGGCCAGCATATTTGGTATATTCCTGGTACGGCAGTATGCTTTGTCCATTCCGACGGAACTGATCGAGTCGGCCAGGATTGAAGGGGCCAGTGAACTACGCATTTTCCGGTCGGTCGTGGTGCCGTTGCTGACACCCATTCTGATCACACTGGGGCTGTTTACCTTTATGGCTGCATGGAATGATTTTTTATGGCCGCTGATCGTGCTGACCGACAGGGATAAATATACTCTGCCGATTGCGCTGGCCTCTTTGTCGCGTGAGCATGTGCAGGATGTCGAACTGATGATGGCCGGGGCCGTGATCACTGTGACACCGGTTTTGATTCTTTTTCTGATGCTTCAGCGTTTTTATATGAGCGGAAATCTTGCGGGAAGTGTCAAAGGATGAGAGGTTCATGGCGGACATCATGCTGCCTGTTTGTCGGCATGGTCTGGTTGTTATTGCCGGTGTGCGCATTTGGGGAGAATCCTGCCGCCAATGATTTTCGGTTGCTTGATGGTTTTGAGAATGTCGGGGAATGGAAGACCATCGCGACGGAATACAGCGAGGCCTCGCTCAGGATGGCAGAAGGCGTGAAGGGCAGTGCGCTTCAACTGTCTTATGAACTTCGAACTGCCGGGGCCGCCAATGCACATCGGGCCATTCAGCTTGATCTGTCGAACAATTTCGAGATCGCATTTACACTCAGGGGGCATGCGCCACAATCTACTTTTGAGATTCGGCTGGTTGATGTCAGTGGCGCGAATGTCTGGTGGAAGCAGTTTCATGATTACGAATTTCCTGATGACTGGACAACCGTTCGTATCCGGCGAAGCGATATCCATTTTGCCTGGGGTCCGATCAAGGACCAGAATCTGAACACCATCGCCAAATTTGAATTTGTGATTCTTGGCGAAACCGGTGACGAGGGTACGGTCGAGTTCGATGCCCTCCAGATTCGTCCGCTTCCTGAGCCGCCCGCCGTGATTCCGCCGGTCGTGGCCATGGCCGGCGACATCCCTGTCCCTGCCGTCCTTGACGGTAATCCGGAAACAACCTGGACGGCCGAAATACCCACGGACCTGATCTTTGATCTGGGCTATTTGCGCGATTTTGGCGGACTGACCTTGCGATGGGCCGAGGGCCAGGTTCCGGAGGCGATGGACCTGGCCCTTTCCGAAGATGGAACAGACTGGACCATGCCGGACTGGGAACGGGGAACCGGGCCTTCCTCGCCAGGAATTATCGGGTATGTGCGGACGGCAGAGGCGTTCGGGCGTTATGTTCGTCTTTCACTTACCCCGGCATCGGAAGGCCGGATTGGCTTGCGGGAAGCTCGGATTGAACCACCGGAATTCGGGCAGAATGACAATCAATTTCTTCTGTCCTTAGCCAGGGAAGCCAAAAAGGGATCGTATCCGCGCAGTTTCTTTGGGGAGCAGATTTACTGGACCGTCGTTGGCCCTCCACAGGGTGGCCGGTCGGCCATGCTGTCTGAAGATGGCGCCATGGAACCGGGCCCCGGCGCATTCTCAATTGAGCCGTTTCTTCTTGAGAATGGGTCGGTGCTGAGCTGGGCCGATGGCGAACATCATCACAGCCTGCTGGATGAGTATCTGCCCTTGCCGCGCGTGCGCCGGACTCATGAGGACCTCTCATTGGAGATCAGTGCACATCGTCCGCCTGTTCCTGCTGGACGGGAAGGGGGAACGGATGGCCATGCCCGGGATGTGGTGACCAGATATCGTGTGGTCAATACCGGCGCGATCCCTCGAACGTTCACCCTGGCTCTTGCCATCCGCCCCATGCAGGTCGATCCGCCTACGCAGATTCTGAACCTTGTGGGTGGTGTCAGCAACATTGATCGAATCGGCTGGGATGGTGCCGCGTTTCAGGTGAATGGTGACTGGTCCGTATATCCTGATCTGAAGCCGGACTATGTTTCGCTCGCGGAATTTGAACGGGCCGGGTTTCCGCATGTGCAGGATGTCGGAGCAAGCACGGTTTCGCAAAGCCTTGTGGCGCCGGGAGGCTTCGGTTCCGGGGTCATGTATTTTCATGGTGATCTGAAGCCGGGTGAGATTTACGAAGTTTCTGTCGTTACGGTGCTCGGTTCCGATAGGAGGCGTGCGCCCGACCTGAACCGCAGGGCCATTGATGCCGGAGAAAAGGCCGCAGCCGAGGAATGGCGGGACATGCTCAATCAGGTGACCATTTCGGGCCCGCCTGAATCCATGCCGATGCTCAATAGTCTGAAAACCGCGTTGGCTCATATGTTGATCACGCGCGACGGGCCGGCACTGCGTCCGGGTCCACGCACCTATGCCCGTTCGTGGATACGTGATGGTGCGATGATGAGTGAAAGTTTCCTGCGTCTCGGGCACAATGACCCTGCGGTTGAGTATGCCCGCTGGTACGCACCCCACCAGTTCGCCAGTGGCAAAGTTCCCTGCTGTGTGGACAAGCGTGGCGCGGATCCGGTTGTGGAGAATGACAGCCATGGAGAACTGATTTTTCTGATTGTGGATATTTACCGGTACACCGGGGATCGTGCCTTTGCCGAGATGATGTGGCCTCATGTGGATAAGGCGGCGGCGGCCCTCGATACCTTGAGGCTGTCGGAACGCACGGAGCATAACCGTCAAGATGATCGCAAGGCATTCTATGGTCTGTTACCGGCATCGGTGAGCCATGAAGGTTATTTGGACCGTCCGGCCTATTCATTCTGGGATAATTTCTGGGGTCTGAAAGGATTGAATGATGCGGCGTTTCTGGCTGAGGAACTGGGTCACGCTGACCGGGCAGTCGACATCAGGGCCGATGCCGCTGAATTTGCGGCAGATATCAGCGCGTCTGTCAGTTTGGTGGGCAAAGAACTTGGGCATGTGCCGGGGGCCGCAGACCGAAAAGATTTTGACCCGACATCCACCACGATCGCGCTTTCACCGACCGGGGCGGCGGCAGCCCTGCCACGAGAATTGCTGATAGCCACGTTTGAAAAAGCCTGGTCCGAGTTTGTATCCCGGCGCGATGACCAAAAAGCGTGGGAGGTCTATACACCATATGAATTTCGGCAGGTCAGCGCGTTTGTGCGCTTGGGAGAGGTGGAACGTGCCCATGCCCTGCTTGATTTTTATATGCATGACCGTCGCCCGACCGCGTGGAACCAATGGAGCGAGGTGATCGGCCGGCAGGAACGGGTACCGCGTTTCATTGGTGATATGCCCCATACCTGGGTGGGATCGGATTTTATCCGGGCGGTGCTTGATCTGTTTGTCTATGCCGATCCAGAAACCGGCTCTCTGGTCATCGGTGCCGGTCTGCCGCGTCATTGGTTACAAGGTAAAGGGATTCGGGTGCGTGGATTGAAAACCCCGTATGGCGAGGTCTCATATACGGCGCGTGATGAGGATGGGCAGGTACTCGTTGATTTGGAAGGATCCTCCATGCCACCCGGCGGCGTGGTTTTTCCAGCTTCCCTGAAGGGAGACCTCAAGGTAACATTCAACGGAGACCCTGTGAACGTGCATACAACATCCCAATAAAACCGGTTGGCGCGAATTGGATTGCGTGCCAGCATTTCTGTTGTGGGTCTCTCTCCTTTGTAAGGAGAGGGTAGGTGAGGTAGATTCCGTGGGCTATCAGTCAATCAGCACCGGAGCAACCAGTAAAGGCTCCGCAGAGGCTACCTCCTCTTTGTCTTTGTTCCTCTTCTGAACAAAGCCTTACAACGGAGGAGAATTCCAGGCCGGTGCCTGTCGAACAAGGAGCACGAGAAGGGGATTGACCTGTGAAAAAAGCAGATAAAGAAAAAAGGATAAGGGTGAATGAACAAACAAGCGACATTTCCCAAGGGGTTTCTTTGGGGTGCGGCCACATCGGCCTACCAGATTGAGGGGGCACCGCTGGCAGATGGCGCAGGTCCGAGCATCTGGCAGCGATTTTCACATACGCCGGGACATACTCTGAACAACGAGACCGGTGACGTCGCGTGCGACCATTACCATCGCTGGCGAGAGGATATCGCCCTCATGAAGGAGCTGGGGTTGCAGGCCTATCGGTTTTCGGTGGCCTGGGGGCGTATTTTTCCCGAAGGCAAGGGGCGGCTGAATGAGAAAGGCCTGGATTTCTACGACAAACTGGTTGATGGCCTTCTGGAAGCAGGAATTGAACCGCTCCTGACATTGTATCACTGGGATCTGCCTGAGGCGTTGGACGATCTCGGCGGATGGTTGAATCCGGACATTGCGCATTGGTTTGCCGACTATGGGGAAGCCATGTACCGACGGCTGGATGGCCGGGTCAAAAAATGGACGACACTCAATGAACCCTGGGTCGTCACGGATGGCGGCTATTTAAATGGTGTTCTGGCCCCCGGACATTCCTGTCACTATGAAGCGCCCGTTGCCGCGCATCATCTGATGCGTGCCCATGGTGCCGCGGTTCAGGCCTATCGCGCTGCCGGTGCTCATGAAATCGGCCTCGTGGTGAATATCGAGCCCAAGTATTCCGCTTCAGATGATCCCAAAGATCTCGCAGCCACCAATCGCGCGGATGCGTATATGAACCGGCAGTTTCTTGATCCGGCACTTCTGGGATCCTATCCGGAGGAAATGAAGGAAATATTCGGTGACGCCTGGCCTGAATGGCCGGCCAAGGATTTCGACCTGATTTGTCAGAAGATCGATTTTGTCGGACTGAATTATTACACCCGGGCCGTGACCTGTGATAAGCCGGATGCCTTGCCGGTGAGGGCCGGGACCGTTCCCCAACCCCATAAGACGTATACGGAAACCGGGTGGGAGGTCTATCCCGACGGACTTTCCGATACGTTGGTCTGGCTCAAGAATCGTTATGGTGAGATGCCGCTGTATATCACCGAGAATGGCTCGGCCTTCTTTGATCCGCCGAAAGCGGTGCATGGGCGGGTTATTGATCCGGTACGGATGCATTACCTGAATCAACATCTTTGCGCGGTCCGGACCGCGATTGAGCAGGGCGTGGATGTCCGCGGATATATGGCCTGGTCTCTGATGGACAACTATGAATGGGCACTTGGTTATGCCAAACGATTCGGCATTGTGCATGTCGATTTTGAGACGCTTGAACGCACGCCGAAGGATACCGCCCGGTATTATTCGAAAATTATCGAGTCCAATGGAGGAATTCTGGACAACCCCTTTCTTCCGGTCTCTTTGCATTTGCGTCATGGCTAGTCTGACCCTAAGAAATATTCACAAGAGTTTTGGCAAGACCGCCGTGTTATCGGGCATTGACCTTGATGTCGCCGATGGGGAGTTTGCGGTGATTGTGGGCCCTTCGGGTTGCGGCAAGTCAACCCTGTTGCGTACCGTTGCGGGCCTAGAGGAGATCGATAGAGGAAGCATTAAAATCGGTGAGATCGATGTCTCGAGGCTTCCCCCCTCGGATCGCGGTATTGCGATGGTGTTCCAGTCGTATGCGCTGTATCCGCATATGACCGTCTATGACAATATGAGCTTCGGGATGAAAATTGCCGGAGCGTCTCC
The sequence above is a segment of the Nitrospira sp. MA-1 genome. Coding sequences within it:
- a CDS encoding sugar ABC transporter permease gives rise to the protein MKSSVAGWLFAGPALAIIAVFFFLPVLAALALSLTDFDIYALADLSNLRFVGFQNYIELLQRPLFWQALGNTLYFVLVGAPLSVFVSLAGALLLNGQMVRFKGFFRTALFAPVVTTIVAVAVIWRYLLHTRYGLINYSLDWLGLPVVDWLGDPHFSMPSIILFAVWKNFGYNMIILLAGLQAIPGDLYEAARIDGANALQRFFHVTLPSLIPSLFLVGVLTMAGYFQLFAEPYVMTQGGPVQSTLSIIYLMYEEGFKWWSLGSASAVAFILFVFMIVAAIGQLMVMRRYGSGV
- a CDS encoding sugar ABC transporter substrate-binding protein, producing MAPAWEKRPGITISAIFALAVVLGAMFAACTNGSGQDDILEIKFWAMGREGEIVPEVLKEFERENPGVRVIVQQIPWTSAHEKLLTAFAGDALPDVAQMGNTWIAEFAALDAVAGLDERAGASSVIKEEDYFPGIWATNVVGDTLYGVPWYVDTRLLFYRQDILKASGIVRPPRDWAEWMQAATAVKQHVGKDNFAFYVPLNEYEMQVSLALQQRVPLLRDGNRYGNFSSPELVSALDFYLDFFRKGLAPPSSETDIANVWDEFARGHFTFYLTGPWNIGEFRRRLPADLQDDWMTAILPGPSGPGASTAGGSSLVVFKHSEHQDAAFRLMEFLSRPEIQQQFYEISGNLPPRRSSWRGDRLESDPYLVAFREQLERALPAPKIPEWERIVQELRMVTERAVHEQWTAEEVARELDSRIDRILEKRRWMLARDGGDGS
- a CDS encoding discoidin domain-containing protein; translated protein: MRGSWRTSCCLFVGMVWLLLPVCAFGENPAANDFRLLDGFENVGEWKTIATEYSEASLRMAEGVKGSALQLSYELRTAGAANAHRAIQLDLSNNFEIAFTLRGHAPQSTFEIRLVDVSGANVWWKQFHDYEFPDDWTTVRIRRSDIHFAWGPIKDQNLNTIAKFEFVILGETGDEGTVEFDALQIRPLPEPPAVIPPVVAMAGDIPVPAVLDGNPETTWTAEIPTDLIFDLGYLRDFGGLTLRWAEGQVPEAMDLALSEDGTDWTMPDWERGTGPSSPGIIGYVRTAEAFGRYVRLSLTPASEGRIGLREARIEPPEFGQNDNQFLLSLAREAKKGSYPRSFFGEQIYWTVVGPPQGGRSAMLSEDGAMEPGPGAFSIEPFLLENGSVLSWADGEHHHSLLDEYLPLPRVRRTHEDLSLEISAHRPPVPAGREGGTDGHARDVVTRYRVVNTGAIPRTFTLALAIRPMQVDPPTQILNLVGGVSNIDRIGWDGAAFQVNGDWSVYPDLKPDYVSLAEFERAGFPHVQDVGASTVSQSLVAPGGFGSGVMYFHGDLKPGEIYEVSVVTVLGSDRRRAPDLNRRAIDAGEKAAAEEWRDMLNQVTISGPPESMPMLNSLKTALAHMLITRDGPALRPGPRTYARSWIRDGAMMSESFLRLGHNDPAVEYARWYAPHQFASGKVPCCVDKRGADPVVENDSHGELIFLIVDIYRYTGDRAFAEMMWPHVDKAAAALDTLRLSERTEHNRQDDRKAFYGLLPASVSHEGYLDRPAYSFWDNFWGLKGLNDAAFLAEELGHADRAVDIRADAAEFAADISASVSLVGKELGHVPGAADRKDFDPTSTTIALSPTGAAAALPRELLIATFEKAWSEFVSRRDDQKAWEVYTPYEFRQVSAFVRLGEVERAHALLDFYMHDRRPTAWNQWSEVIGRQERVPRFIGDMPHTWVGSDFIRAVLDLFVYADPETGSLVIGAGLPRHWLQGKGIRVRGLKTPYGEVSYTARDEDGQVLVDLEGSSMPPGGVVFPASLKGDLKVTFNGDPVNVHTTSQ
- a CDS encoding GH1 family beta-glucosidase, which gives rise to MNKQATFPKGFLWGAATSAYQIEGAPLADGAGPSIWQRFSHTPGHTLNNETGDVACDHYHRWREDIALMKELGLQAYRFSVAWGRIFPEGKGRLNEKGLDFYDKLVDGLLEAGIEPLLTLYHWDLPEALDDLGGWLNPDIAHWFADYGEAMYRRLDGRVKKWTTLNEPWVVTDGGYLNGVLAPGHSCHYEAPVAAHHLMRAHGAAVQAYRAAGAHEIGLVVNIEPKYSASDDPKDLAATNRADAYMNRQFLDPALLGSYPEEMKEIFGDAWPEWPAKDFDLICQKIDFVGLNYYTRAVTCDKPDALPVRAGTVPQPHKTYTETGWEVYPDGLSDTLVWLKNRYGEMPLYITENGSAFFDPPKAVHGRVIDPVRMHYLNQHLCAVRTAIEQGVDVRGYMAWSLMDNYEWALGYAKRFGIVHVDFETLERTPKDTARYYSKIIESNGGILDNPFLPVSLHLRHG
- a CDS encoding carbohydrate ABC transporter permease, coding for MIGKPMRQLWRGSGVNIGLSFLSMFALFPLLWMLSVSFMAPGEASNFPPPLLPEHPTVANYIKLFEYSSMGRNFLNSLFVATAATLLSLTFNVAAGYAFAKLEFKGRHLLFRGLLSALVIPAQVSMIPLFLMLKGMGLVNSWIGVLIPFVASIFGIFLVRQYALSIPTELIESARIEGASELRIFRSVVVPLLTPILITLGLFTFMAAWNDFLWPLIVLTDRDKYTLPIALASLSREHVQDVELMMAGAVITVTPVLILFLMLQRFYMSGNLAGSVKG